The Planctomycetota bacterium genome segment CAGTTGTTCATCTGGAAGACGAGGTAGCCGTCGATGTTGGCGTCCTTGTCCTGCTCGACGATCTTCGCAGCCTCTTCCGGCCCGGCTGCCATTGCAGGTAGAAACTCGCAGTTGGGGACCTGGGCCGCCAGGCCCGTGTTGAACCGTTCCATGACGGGGACGAAGTCGAAGCCGATGTGGGGCCAGGTCGGCCGGGGCTGCTTGGGTGCATAGAGCGAATAGAGGACGCGGATGCGGACCTTGCCGCCCTCAGCCGCCAGCGCAGCCCGGGGCCCGCCCAGGACAGCCGCGCCCGCACAGGCCGCGCAAGCCCCCAGGAACGTGCGCCGCGAAAGCCCGTGCATCGGACATCCGGAAGACAAGTTGCGTATAGTCATGGTATTGCCCTTTCGTGCCGCAGGGGGTCGCGTCCCGAAAGCGGGTGGAATTTGGGGTTCGGCGCGACCCTGCTCCGAAGCCCCATCCGGCCCGCCATCCGGGCGAGCCTAATGCCATCTTACGCGGCCTCCTTGTACCCGTCAAGCGCCGCAAGGTCGATCGCGTCGGCTGCCGCGGTCTTGGACGCCTCGGCGATGCACAGCCGCAGCCCCGTGTCCATCTGAACCCCGCGCCAATCGGAAATTCGGACAAAATTCGGGACAGTCCCCTATTTCGCCCGCCGCCCCGATCGCCATCCCGCGCCGCATCGTGCCCTCCCTTCCTACGCCGCCGCGATTTGGCCGATCGGCGATTCCGACATGGCGATGCCCGTCTCCTCGCCCCGCATCGCCGCCGCCAGCGACGCGCTCACGTCCTTGACGTGCATGTAACTCAGTTTCGGCAGGAACCGCTTGAGGAAGTCCACCGGGTTCCTGCCCGCGATGAACGTGTTCCCCGTGTCCAGGTTGAACCGCAGGCGCGGCGTGTCGAAGAAGTTCAGCATCCGGTCCAGGATCTCCGGATCGGTCGTGTAGGGCCCGTGCGTCTCGATATTGACGGTCACGGCGTAGTCCTCGGCCCATTCCAGGATCTGGCGGTAACTCTCCTTCGTGATCGCCATCACCTCCTCGTCCGTGTACCCCTCGGGCTTGAACTGGCCGTCGGTCGTGTCGACGAACGGGCACCCGATGGCCGCCGCGAACTGGATCGCCCGCTGGACGTACCGGACGGCGAACGTCGCCCCCAGGGGGCCGGTGATGGGGTACGCGGCGTCGATCTGCGACGGCCGCAGGCCCTGGGCCTCCAGGTAGCGGCGGAGGCGGATGGGGTTGGAGTCGAGCGAGACGGCCGGGCTGTAACCCAGGCCCTCGACAAAGTCCTGCCCGTCGACGACGCCGAACTCGATATGCTCCAAGCCGAACCGCTTGGCCGCCTCCACCGCCTGCCGGAACGAGCCGCTCAGGCACCGCCAGTTGTCCGTGTGCATGCTCAGTCGGATCATGGCCGTCCTCCTTGTCGGGACC includes the following:
- a CDS encoding sugar phosphate isomerase/epimerase, translating into MIRLSMHTDNWRCLSGSFRQAVEAAKRFGLEHIEFGVVDGQDFVEGLGYSPAVSLDSNPIRLRRYLEAQGLRPSQIDAAYPITGPLGATFAVRYVQRAIQFAAAIGCPFVDTTDGQFKPEGYTDEEVMAITKESYRQILEWAEDYAVTVNIETHGPYTTDPEILDRMLNFFDTPRLRFNLDTGNTFIAGRNPVDFLKRFLPKLSYMHVKDVSASLAAAMRGEETGIAMSESPIGQIAAA